ataaataaataaagaagaatGAAAGAACGAAAtctttaattatatatatatatatttatttatttatataaataaataaatcttaacacatataattacacataaaaaaaattatataaaaaatatgaccaaaaatattttatataataacacatataaattaatcattatatattttatgtaattaaagaattacatatatatataaacctttataaataataatatataaatgacTTGTTTTTTccaaataaaaataactgttgaaatattttttccttttattatccttattttttgctttattttttaaattatatactACATTTAACTTCAATATACTTGagttttttttaaatatataaaaaaaaaaaaaataagtatAAGAATTAGTACACAGTTTTTACATACtataaatgttttatatactttttacaaaattctcttattttatattatatatattattaatatatataatataatagatattttttattatgttttttaaataaGCAAAAAACATTTAAGATTTGTCACcaaattatttatatatataaaatattagaaTGACCTGCTTCTTTTCTCTTGAATTTTTTAgcattttttaaaaataccccaaaatattattgtaaCAAAAAGGTActaaaaattttttttttttttttctccatataaataactcaatttttctataaattttagttcaaataattttttaatttttatttattccttagtaaaatattatatatataatacaatataatatattaaatgtataatccttttaaattttttttttctttttaaatatatatcaatgattttgtaataataattttatatatgtatactTTCTATTATTCTTAAGAGAAAAcacatataattaattatattataaaatatatcaaatgaaggtatttaatataatatataaatatttttagtTAGCACAATGTTATTATGATGTGTTTATTATCcttttcttatatatatatatatataacaaattactaaaatgtatattttttaaaaagataaaagtaaaacataaatatataaatatatatttatattgaacaaaatatacaaattaatattatccAACACTTTAATACTTTTCTATATAGAataaaattcatatataaatctttatgtatattgtatatacatatatatacaaaatgaaGAAAGTGAATCATTAAAATGGATTCCACTATATAAAGTCCATATGTTTATACCCATGTTTCATTATTctattattaaaaaatatatacatgtgtatgtgtatatatatatttaactTTTGATATGAACAGTTcatgtattattttatttttttattcatatacCAAGTAAAACCTCCATTTGTTCTTTCTATAAAATAAGattatacaaaatatatatatatatatatatatacatgtatgtatgtatgtttGTATGgaaaacaaaatattttatgttacaaacatattttttataatggATATTATATGAGATTAATGAAATATACCTGTTTTCTTGAATATTCCATGAAATATTTGTTGTTATCTAAGCTCTAGATATTTATCATAATGATATAAGgaaaagaattaaaaacataaatatatttatcagacaatatatatatatatatatatatattatattatattatattatattatattatattatattatattatattagCATAGCCTTTCTGAAATAGTTTTGTGTTTTATGTTTCTCCATTTTCCTGTCCTTTTCGCtagaatattataacaagtacaaaaaaaaaaatatgtgatggtatattatttattattttattttttctttcccaaattaattataagtataatatattattttaaagaatataatcatatatatatgtataaaatttctatataattattaagtttttatatttaacaTTTGATTTAGTAAATTGTCGTCTAAAAGAGATTCTGTATAAAAAACGTTAATAACAGAATAAGGAGGCTCATTCTAAAACATCAAacaacatatattaaataaaatttaatgtttttatcttattgtttttttttttttttaagtgtatttaaatattatacaatataaatatttaataattaataaatataagaaatattagatcaaagaaaatttattatatattgatatttTTACCATATCCCTATCTATTTGGAAAAATGCgccatttttttttataaaatctCCATTACCCTTTTTAAGTACTTCACATGAAAGgaaaaaaggaaatataagaacaataaaaaatagaaTTTTCTCCcacattatttttattattttgtatatatatatatatatatatatatatatatatatatatataagtacAAAGGTTTCTCTTATGAAGAATTTAacttcattattatatttataatgatgatatatttaataataattagATGGATACTTTTTgttttatgtatattatgtggaattctttaaaaaaaaaaaaaaaaaaaaaaagaagagaaaaaaactaaaacatattttctagtatttatttattatattaatattataatatggTGTACCTCAAATTTTGTGTATATACGCTTTTCCTTTTAAGATAATAGGagttattttattattattatttattttttattacaatCATAATGATTTGGAAAATGAACATACATTTTGTTTACCGcaaagaaaaagaaaaaatatagacaactttaaattgtttttaaaaatattttatattgaTATGATGGCGTAACATAAAGACACACACATTACTATataaactttttttttttttttttttttttggtgGGGATATCTATcacatattataatatttcttataaaCACTCAGAAGttatataaagaatttattaggaaaatataaaatggTTTATATGATATAGAGACATgttaaatatttatcaatgttccttttattttatttcatttttttaattaatcTTAAATGTTCAGATAATAAATGAATGCAACGTATTATTTTTGGTTGTTTAAAAATGGAGatattaaatataagtgaatattttaatttataaatgttataataattatgtatgtgttttttcaaaaaataaagaatgTTTTGGGATTGAATATATtgtaagaaaaaaaaaaaaaaaaaaaaaaaatacaattattttaataatcataatttGAAGCAgaaatgaatattatttatatgtatgtatatatatatatatatatatatatatatatatttttaattttatcaGATATGAATTGAAAAAGGAtctattatattattatatacatttaacCAAATATAAAGGGATCAAAATAAAGGAAAACAAAGaattctcttttttttttatataacatgCATGTTGTAGATctgtatataaaatattatatatttgttttcTTATGTCTattgaataaaaaattatttaaattatatatatttatttgtgtaagctcttttttattattttttttttaatttgttttgTCTTGgtcattttatttatttcatattatgAATTACTTTGTACCTTCATTTGTTATATGatattcattatttgttatatattatttcattttattttttttcacttTTTTGAAAACCTTAAATCCTTAAGAAGaaccatatatataataaataaaaataaaaacatacacatatatatatatatatatatatatatatatatatgatctttttttttttgtcatATCTTTTGAATTATCAATTGATAccttttttaaattttaattgTTCTTACATATTTTCCctttcaaaataataaaaaaaaaaaaaaaaaaaatgtcTGATTATTTTACAATTTTAAGCAACATATTTACCTCGACGTCcttaaaaaagaaatatagTAGTAGGCAAAGTACAAAAAGTAGAACGAATGAAAAGAGAGTAAAATTGATTCGCTTAAGAAATGGACATTTTAGAAGAATTGTAgatatatcaaatattGATGAAAAAAGTATATTTCCTAAATCATGCACTTTTGCTTCTATATCATCTGCATCAAACGAAAATGGTTTGTCActaatatatgtatatatatatatatgataaaaataaaaaaaacaattaaataagataacaaataaacaatttaaatgtttattatttattcattatattatatgtattataatttattatttattttttttattattattccACTTTTTAGATAGGAAAAACAGCACAGAAGATACGAAAGAGCCAGAAGAGAATTTATACGAAAAGACTAATACATCGTCAAGTATTAgcataataattaattttgACGAATCCGATGAAAATAAATCCGCTCAAGATAACCATTCGATAGATACATTATCAGATATTTCTTTTACACAGACAAGCAGAAAAAGTATGGAAATTGAATCAAACACATGTGCGTCTTATAGGGAAATTGAAAGGGAAGAAATAGAAGAAGAggaagaagaagaagagGAAGAGGAGGAAGAAAAGGAAGGAGAAGAAGAAGTTGaggaagaagaaaaagaagaagagGAAGAAGAAGTTGAAGAAGAAGTTGAAGAAGAAGTTGAAGAAGAGGAAGATGAAGGACTTAAAACcgaagaagaaaaagaagagGATAAAGAAGTACAGCCTGAAGAAGAATTaatagaagaaaaaaaagaggaggaaaaaaaaaatgaggAAGAAGAGAAAAATTTGGAAGCACCATCAAAAACATTAATGAAAGGAGTTAAgacaaatatatatttcttatcTACAAAAGAAAGAATTGAAGCTCTTATGtgttataattatataagtaatgctataatatttgaaaaGGGGAAATTTctaagatatatatttatgaataatgttaataatattatagtTAATGGACATATGATAGATACGTTATgtaaaaaagaaaaaattaaatatattttaccAAGTAATTCAATTATTATAGAATCTAATGATTTTATTAAACCTCTTATTATAGAATTTGATTCAAATATttctaaaaaaatatttgttaaACATTTGAAAATGGTTGATAGTTTCAAATTagatgataaaatatataggGAATATTTAAACGATCTTTCAGAACATGAACGTGATCGTCTCAAACATGTTGAGAGTTTTTATTCAAATGCAATCAAAGTTcataatacataaaaaataaataaataaataaatatatatatatatatatatatttatatttatatttatatttatttatttatttatttatttttataaataatatttcttatgTGTACAATTTAATAGTATAcacatataattaaaaaaaaaaaaaaaaaaaaaaaaaaaaaaaaaaaatttttttttttttttttttttttaaattttttttttttttttttttttttttttttttttttttttttttttttaaaaaaaaaattttttatttttaaaatttaatagtaaaaaaaaaaaaaaaaaaaaaaaaaaaaaaaaaaaaaaaaaaaaaaaaaaaaacatattatatatatacgtatatataaacaatttgttatttttcattttatatcatctttttttgtttttcttttttttttttttttttgatcaaattatatattttgtatgtataattttattatttcatttttttgataGACCTTATCATTGTTTTTTAGCTCTCGttctttattaaaatatataaatatatatatttatttatatatagttGATGTTTTAATGTTTCActgttcattttttttttcttttatatatatatatatacatgtaataatatatgtatatatttttttctccttaatttttatgatttaatcatttatgtaattttaatattttttttttatttaaaaaggaaaaacataaatataaattacgctttttatatttataatatgtaataaatatataaacttacaagatttattcatttaataaaaatattaatatatcaaatagTGGAACCATAACACATATAAgttaaatattatatataagtacatattcttataatatgaGTAATGTAAAGaagtataaataatatactGTATGAATGATGATATTTTCTAGTTgtgtataatatttttggATTTATCtcaataaaatatatacacgattttaataatagtaataaaaataatattattattattaatatgtatgtgttgatataatttttattaaaatatctttttcattattaGTATGAAACATGTCACTCTTTAAAGCGTCATGAAAATACAgattatatttattcttttattgAATATGATCCATTCttttgttataaaaaaggtaattaaaaaaggaaattttttcgtattttatttataataccaaaaaaatgattatatggaatatataccccaaaaagaaaaataaaaatacatatatatatatatatatgtttacATTTCTGTACAGTTGAAATGGGAAGGTGAACAATATCATAAAACAAAGTTTAAGTTATATAGAACTAGATATTTTAGAAAGTATAGAACAATTCCATACATTAAAGATTCAGGAGAAACTCATATAGATGAATTAACCAGAGAAAGAGTTCGATTAAATAAGCATACAGCAAATTCAATAACACTTGGAGctaattatttatttatttgtaattTGGATAATAGACTGTCTTCAAAAGATGTTACACACTTTTTCAATTATTTTGTTGGAATAGATAACTGTATAGCaaagataaagaaaaatagATTTACAGGTATgtaaacatatatatatatatatatatatatatatgtatatatgtgtatatatttttttatatttatttatatgtatatattattatatacttatataattatttctttttagGACGAAATATGGGACACGGgattttaaaatttaagAAACCTTGTGATGCCACCTTGgttttattaaattatcaAGGTATTAAGTTGGgagataaaaatattattttaacTGAAGcatttaaaaatgatcatttaaaacaaaaaaaacatatcTGTAATGTGATACAACCAAGTAGTAGTTATTAAaagtttaaaaaaagaaataataaaataacatcaaaattttatatagtcagttaatttttaaaaattgtTATCACCTGGAATATACATCAACATTATATAgttatgatatataaataaataaatatatatatatatatatatataatattacaaaaaataaagacAAATTCACAAGAAgattaattttttttttagtatAAATCATGTTTAGTAAACAATTATTCATAgttgtatatatatatatatatatatatacatatttttttttttggtattctgtttttatattatattacactatattatatcattttttttattgtcacgccttaatatttttttttgttatatatatatatatatatatatatatatatatatttttcattgACATTTTAAAAACTTCAAGACAATGCCTATAGCATTATTTAACTGTTTCTCGTAATCACTTGAGACATCTATTTTGTTCAATTCAACGTTATAAACCTTTACAAATCTGTTTGATATCCATCTTCTTTGTTTCTTTgcatatttatatgttcttCTTATTAAATTGTCTTTACATTTTTCGAATAATTTTGGATCATCTATGTtatccattttttttttaatatattcatcaAATTCTTTATATGCAATACTTTGATTAATACCTTTTGTAAGGAAGCTTAAATTTCGGTCATTGTTTATCtgttttaatttaataGCTTCATCTAACAATCCGTTAGATATCATTAATTCCACACgattttttattttcatttttaaaagttcgtcatcattataatctaaataaaatatacatgGAAAGAATCTCattttatctatattattatttttatgattttttatttttattaaatcactatgttttttattatatgtataaaaaatatctaAACTTCTACAAACACGTTTTCtatcatttttatgtaattGATTAGCTCTTTCTTcatcaatattttttaattcttcatACAGTTCttcatttgttttatttacatatttatcTAATTCTActatatcatcatttttttcagaattacatttaatattgttatttgATTGTAATTGTTCATCTAAATATTCATCTTCTCTGTTATCTATTTGCTCATTATTTgtttgttcatttttttcttcttcttttctTATATCAATTACTGATTCCCACAATAAGGattcaatatataacaaGGTTCCTCCAGCAATAATAGgaattttattatttccgctcatatttttaataagaGGTATAgtataatttatatacttGTGAGCATTAAAGGTATCATTTGGATGACATACATCTAGAAGATGATGTTTTACATCTCTcatttcttcttcttcGACTTTAGCTACACCTACATTAAAATTTTGATACACTTGCATAGAATCTGCACTTATAATTTcactttttattttatatttcattaatTGTTCAGATAAATCTATACTAAATTTAGTTTTACCACTACACGTAACACctataattataataattttttcttttttttttgaatttccatctttaaaaaatttaaattgAGTAATATCAAGAGGtttcataattttaatatgatcatcatttaaattatttatcatatcATTCGTCTTATGTGACAATAATTCAATGTCTCCTTCctcatttttattatttacacttttacatattttacTATTATCCATATTCATTTCCTTTccatttaattttaataaattcattatatcactatcattaatatttgaattcttcatataaatctttacattgttttttttgaatCCTTTTGATACTAATTTATGATTACTATTATTTAATACTTTGTGTAAACATTCtattgtattatttatatgcctattgtttattaaatatgaataacATTTTCTgttcttattattttgttgaCAGCTCGTTGTCTTTACCTTACTATTAGTTTTATacaataattttaatatattcttttttttcttatatatatttgttcttaacaaaaaattcttaaaaacatatttctccttttctaatatattcttttgttttatatattctattttattcaacttattattcttatcaTATACCATAAAACAATTACCAACTATTGTAGAAGtattgatttttttttttttgaataaattaatatttagtaataatataaagtATATGAGTATcacatatttattaaaaggcatttatattaataaatatatatatatgaattatatatacatattggtataatagatatttttttttttttaaaaagctttttcctttaaaaggtttatatgaataaatattaattaaatctatatataaaataaataaatatatatatatgtaatatatatattatatattgatattaatcttttttttcttattttatcatattattttttttattcttattttattatatattttttaatcttctatttttgtatatattatatatatatataagtgtttacaaaaaaatgttaaCAAAATATAGAGAGGGGCATTTGTTTTTTCAAATTTATAgttaatatgtatatatacaattaaTAAGAAACAATTTAGtacaaaatgaaaataaatatatatatatatatttttttttttttatatggtaataaaaatttaaggggaaaataaaacaatcaaaaaaaagaaaattaaaaaaaaaaaaaaaaaaaaaaaatttccTTCTAGTCAACAATTcctttatttatatttctaaaAATTTTTCAAAGTCTGTAATTTTAATGTTTCTACTATGGGTGAATATTGAGCTATAACCTTTGAAATAGAAAAATGTAGAGCATCCTTTATCATTTCACTTTGTGcttttaataatttcatttGTAATTCTAAAATTTTTTGTCTTTCTAATTTTTCTGTAATGTCTCTTTTCTTTTGCATTTGCATAACCAGTTCATCTATAGTTGGATAACTgtcataaaaaaaaaattataatatatataagaatattatatattatgtatatttttttttttttttttttttgtataagttttataattcttttaaaaaaaaaaaatacttaTAATCCGTTTGGcttatttttacatttaaGATATTCCCCgtattttcattttcttcttgTTCTAAAAATGATGATTGACTTAGAGAACTTttctataaataaataaaaataaatattatttatatatttctctcaattttttttttttttttttgttaaatattatataggAATATACTTTCGTTTTTTCCCTTTCTTCAGCTTTTCCCAGTTCTTTCAACTCTTTCTCTAAGCTTCTATGTACAATCTGTAGCAAAATGTTATTATGTAATAACATAGGTGATTAAAATAAGTaaattttcttatataaatataatatacacacatacatgcatacatatatatatatatatatatttaccTGTTTATCAACCAAAAAGGGATTCAATTGAAGTTGTATTTGTTTTTCTAATTCTAGCATTGTTATATCTGTCAATATATCTAATTCAGATATAGCCGTTTCAAACATCTaggaaataaaattaaaaaaaaaaaaaaaaaaaaggagatatttcatatattattaaaaggacatattataacattatattcatatatttttttattcttataaatattacatttaCTTCTTCATCTGTTCTGTATTGTTCTATTTCttcaattttttcttttattaaaacGCTAGGTTCACTTATTTCAGTTAACTTGAGAAGTATTtcgaaaaaaaaacaaaaaaaatagaaattTCAAAAATTATACGTTTTAGCCTtttcattcatattttacatattaatttatatataaaaaatatatatatatatatatatattttattttccataCCGATATTTTTACAGAAGGAATAGTTTtgtttaaataattttgcTGTAGAAATGACGTATGTTTTCTAAGTTCTGGTGGTGGTAATGGTCCACCTTTTCTTTCATACATTTGTGAAGCATTTTTTGAAGTTTTCTCTTCATCATTGGTTtcctttatttttcttaaatttttctttttttttaaaatttttacTGAATTGGAAATAACAGAACTTAACATATCGGGGTCATTAAAAATGCTTAATGAATTTTCAACCGtatcttttattttcaacTTTGCCATGGACAAGGacttattatattcatctTCCAGTTTTTGCATCATGCcctataaatatataaagaattaaGTAAATAGTTCCCATGAAATTTCGAtcattttgtattattGTAAActgtataatttttttctcacCTCTTCCAATTTGAGTCTTGCAGATTccaaaatttttatttctgCAGAAACTTGTGGCAACGGCTAAgattcaaaaaaaaaaaaaaaaaaaaaaaaaaaaaaaaaaaaaaattttttattaatttaatttaaaatttataaaaatcttttttaaaatatttttttttttttattttattttttttNNNNNNNNNNNNNNNNNNNNNNNNNNNNNNNNNNNNNNNNNNNNNNNNNNNNNNNNNNNNNNNNNNNNNNNNNNNNNNNNNNNNNNNNNNNNNNNNNNNNNNNNNNNNNNNNNNNNNNNNNNNNNNNNNNNNNNNNNNNNNNNNNNNNNNNNNNNNNNNNNNNNNNNNNNNNNNNNNNNNNNNNNNNNNNNNNNNNNNNNNNNNNNNNNNNNNNNNNNNNNNNNNNNNNNNNNNNNNNNNNNNNNNNNNNNNNNNNNNNNNNNNNNNNNNNNNNNNNNNNNNNNNNNNNNNNNNNNNNNNTTTTTTTGTTTACTTCATCAGATAAATATCTGTGAACAGAACACAACACcaaaatgatataaatgCAGAAGGAATTATGTCGTAACAACATTTTGCTTTGTATTTGtttaatatttgttttaatttaattttttttttttaatgtttATAGATACAAAaaagggaaaaaaaaaaaaaaaaaaaaaaaaagaatatgtaatttttaataagaCATAATGGAGAAAGgatatattgataataatgttaatatcaaaataacatattattcttaaaaatataataatatagatagaatatatgtatttaattatatataaattataaaaatgtatatacacttaatattttataaagtttaataaaatatataaatttaaataaaataacatatatcattacaatatttat
This region of Plasmodium gaboni strain SY75 chromosome 12, whole genome shotgun sequence genomic DNA includes:
- a CDS encoding hypothetical protein (conserved Plasmodium protein, unknown function); its protein translation is MSDYFTILSNIFTSTSLKKKYSSRQSTKSRTNEKRVKLIRLRNGHFRRIVDISNIDEKSIFPKSCTFASISSASNENDRKNSTEDTKEPEENLYEKTNTSSSISIIINFDESDENKSAQDNHSIDTLSDISFTQTSRKSMEIESNTCASYREIEREEIEEEEEEEEEEEEEKEGEEEVEEEEKEEEEEEVEEEVEEEVEEEEDEGLKTEEEKEEDKEVQPEEELIEEKKEEEKKNEEEEKNLEAPSKTLMKGVKTNIYFLSTKERIEALMCYNYISNAIIFEKGKFLRYIFMNNVNNIIVNGHMIDTLCKKEKIKYILPSNSIIIESNDFIKPLIIEFDSNISKKIFVKHLKMVDSFKLDDKIYREYLNDLSEHERDRLKHVESFYSNAIKVHNT
- a CDS encoding hypothetical protein (conserved Plasmodium protein, unknown function), whose protein sequence is MWEKILFFIVLIFPFFLSCEVLKKGNGDFIKKNGAFFQIDRDMNEPPYSVINVFYTESLLDDNLLNQIEKDRKMEKHKTQNYFRKSLDNNKYFMEYSRKQKEQMEVLLE
- a CDS encoding blood stage antigen 41-3 precursor (part of same gene as PGSY75_1207700B~gap found within coding sequence) codes for the protein MLLRHNSFCIYIILVLCSVHRYLSDE
- a CDS encoding hypothetical protein (conserved Plasmodium protein, unknown function), with the translated sequence MKIQIIFILLLNMIHSFVIKKLKWEGEQYHKTKFKLYRTRYFRKYRTIPYIKDSGETHIDELTRERVRLNKHTANSITLGANYLFICNLDNRLSSKDVTHFFNYFVGIDNCIAKIKKNRFTGRNMGHGILKFKKPCDATLVLLNYQGIKLGDKNIILTEAFKNDHLKQKKHICNVIQPSSSY
- a CDS encoding blood stage antigen 41-3 precursor (part of same gene as PGSY75_1207700A~gap found within coding sequence), which gives rise to PLPQVSAEIKILESARLKLEEGMMQKLEDEYNKSLSMAKLKIKDTVENSLSIFNDPDMLSSVISNSVKILKKKKNLRKIKETNDEEKTSKNASQMYERKGGPLPPPELRKHTSFLQQNYLNKTIPSVKISLTEISEPSVLIKEKIEEIEQYRTDEEVNMFETAISELDILTDITMLELEKQIQLQLNPFLVDKQIVHRSLEKELKELGKAEEREKTKKSSLSQSSFLEQEENENTGNILNVKISQTDYNYPTIDELVMQMQKKRDITEKLERQKILELQMKLLKAQSEMIKDALHFSISKVIAQYSPIVETLKLQTLKNF
- a CDS encoding putative tRNA delta(2)-isopentenylpyrophosphate transferase; this encodes MPFNKYVILIYFILLLNINLFKKKKINTSTIVGNCFMVYDKNNKLNKIEYIKQKNILEKEKYVFKNFLLRTNIYKKKKNILKLLYKTNSKVKTTSCQQNNKNRKCYSYLINNRHINNTIECLHKVLNNSNHKLVSKGFKKNNVKIYMKNSNINDSDIMNLLKLNGKEMNMDNSKICKSVNNKNEEGDIELLSHKTNDMINNLNDDHIKIMKPLDITQFKFFKDGNSKKKEKIIIIIGVTCSGKTKFSIDLSEQLMKYKIKSEIISADSMQVYQNFNVGVAKVEEEEMRDVKHHLLDVCHPNDTFNAHKYINYTIPLIKNMSGNNKIPIIAGGTLLYIESLLWESVIDIRKEEEKNEQTNNEQIDNREDEYLDEQLQSNNNIKCNSEKNDDIVELDKYVNKTNEELYEELKNIDEERANQLHKNDRKRVCRSLDIFYTYNKKHSDLIKIKNHKNNNIDKMRFFPCIFYLDYNDDELLKMKIKNRVELMISNGLLDEAIKLKQINNDRNLSFLTKGINQSIAYKEFDEYIKKKMDNIDDPKLFEKCKDNLIRRTYKYAKKQRRWISNRFVKVYNVELNKIDVSSDYEKQLNNAIGIVLKFLKCQ